Proteins found in one Quercus robur chromosome 2, dhQueRobu3.1, whole genome shotgun sequence genomic segment:
- the LOC126715039 gene encoding uncharacterized protein LOC126715039 isoform X1, translating into MEDQAQVTKMEALKKAYAEIILNSAKEAAARVMQSERKALRFQHDLRATKDEALRMLTRFKQLIDSKTAEAEMTSLNQQRKIDELEAQLNEAEDVIADLRTEVKHVWDKLEKVKRSQAKALNGRIRKEDASSREITAAQLMIPPPPSSSASETVTTSDLKNAPLDQKSKEPEPYINGFTQRIHACERNLADGIVPTSGDVGDQHSPKKNELTTKMIHKEEGKCPVPSTRTIIMKIMKNSTREEVKKPVKVRTSRRRRNRFGKVKANLRKSRPGHLMKPCQQSSILSSGKPHSINGLVKSAEGACTIPSIKADKEEFKTVNKREGKNEMKRGDAIDTIKSLPDQLSKPCQSFSVLSCCRTFSHSVNGNVKSGEDRLKINEIESRVKPLTRLDPGLTLIKRDINPRLGSTNLTVSMKATKKSGLIQNAVEDTKMDDSELGKHKGDTADNLTHPSPELNVGMVKIRLMNSDLKDAEASDDTKDSSCQSDNNRLLKYTFQRKRKKESLGNLDESVPLEKRRAGENQSGAPELQGSSLNNESSRDGRRLAQVARQLVSLSGKRWW; encoded by the exons ATGGAAGACCAAGCCCAGGTAACG aAAATGGAGGCGTTGAAGAAAGCTTACGCGGAGATCATTTTGAACTCGGCGAAAGAGGCGGCGGCGCGTGTAATGCAGTCGGAGAGGAAAGCGCTTCGCTTTCAGCACGATCTTCGTGCCACCAAAGACGAGGCGCTTCGAATGCTGACTCGGTTTAAGCAACTCATCGATTCCAAg ACGGCTGAAGCGGAGATGACATCATTAAATCAGCAAAGAAAGATTGATGAGCTTGAAGCGCAGCTCAATGAGGCAGAGGATGTTATAGCAGATCTTAGGACAGAGGTGAAACATGTATGGGATAAGTTGGAGAAGGTGAAAAGAAGCCAAGCTAAAGCTTTAAATGGACGGATCAGGAAAGAAGATGCATCTTCTCGTGAAATTACTGCAGCTCAGCTGATGATCCCTCCTCCACCTTCAAGTTCAGCATCAGAAACTGTGACAACTTCTGACTTGAAGAATGCACCATTAGATCAGAAAAGCAAGGAACCTGAGCCATACATAAATGGATTTACACAGAGAATTCATGCATGTGAAAGAAACTTAGCAGATGGAATAGTGCCTACTTCTGGAGATGTAGGTGATCAACATTCCCCCAAAAAGAATGAGTTGACCACTAAAATGATTCataaggaagaaggaaaatgtCCCGTGCCCTCAACTAGGACCATTATCATGAAAATAATGAAGAACTCAACTAGGGAAGAAGTAAAGAAGCCTGTTAAGGTCCGCACATCACGAAGAAGAAGGAACCGATTTGGAAAAGTCAAAGCTAACTTACGGAAGTCTCGTCCTGGTCATCTAATGAAACCTTGTCAGCAATCTTCTATTCTTTCCAGTGGTAAACCGCACTCCATCAACGGGCTTGTTAAATCTGCTGAGGGTGCCTGTACTATACCATCTATTAAGGCAGACAAAGAGGAATTTAAGACTGTTAACAAACGGGAAGGGAAAAATGAGATGAAACGTGGGGATGCCATTGACACAATTAAGTCTCTTCCTGATCAGCTTAGCAAACCTTGTCAGTCATTCTCTGTACTCTCCTGTTGCAGAACTTTTTCACATTCAGTCAATGGAAATGTCAAATCTGGTGAAGATAGgctgaaaataaatgaaattgaatCCAGAGTTAAGCCTTTGACTCGTCTGGATCCAGGACTGACATTAATTAAACGTGACATAAATCCTAGATTAGGTTCTACTAATCTTACTGTGAGCATGAAGGCAACTAAAAAATCTGGACTTATCCAGAATGCGGTAGAGGACACAAAGATGGATGATTCTGAGTTGGGCAAACACAAAGGTGACACTGCCGATAATTTGACGCATCCAAGTCCGGAGTTGAATGTTGGGATGGTCAAAATACGACTGATGAATTCTGATTTGAAAGATGCTGAAGCATCTGATGATACAAAGGATTCTTCTTGTCAATCAGACAACAATAGGCTTCTCAAATACACCTTTCAGAGGAAGCGCAAGAAGGAATCCTTGGGCAACCTTGATGAAAGTGTTCCTCTTGAAAAGAGAAGGGCAGGAGAGAATCAAAGTGGTGCACCAGAGCTACAAGGTTCTAGTTTAAATAATGAATCATCTAGGGATGGTCGGCGACTAGCTCAAGTTGCTCGTCAG CTTGTTTCTTTGTCTGGGAAGAGGTGGTGGTAG
- the LOC126715039 gene encoding uncharacterized protein LOC126715039 isoform X2, which yields MEDQAQKMEALKKAYAEIILNSAKEAAARVMQSERKALRFQHDLRATKDEALRMLTRFKQLIDSKTAEAEMTSLNQQRKIDELEAQLNEAEDVIADLRTEVKHVWDKLEKVKRSQAKALNGRIRKEDASSREITAAQLMIPPPPSSSASETVTTSDLKNAPLDQKSKEPEPYINGFTQRIHACERNLADGIVPTSGDVGDQHSPKKNELTTKMIHKEEGKCPVPSTRTIIMKIMKNSTREEVKKPVKVRTSRRRRNRFGKVKANLRKSRPGHLMKPCQQSSILSSGKPHSINGLVKSAEGACTIPSIKADKEEFKTVNKREGKNEMKRGDAIDTIKSLPDQLSKPCQSFSVLSCCRTFSHSVNGNVKSGEDRLKINEIESRVKPLTRLDPGLTLIKRDINPRLGSTNLTVSMKATKKSGLIQNAVEDTKMDDSELGKHKGDTADNLTHPSPELNVGMVKIRLMNSDLKDAEASDDTKDSSCQSDNNRLLKYTFQRKRKKESLGNLDESVPLEKRRAGENQSGAPELQGSSLNNESSRDGRRLAQVARQLVSLSGKRWW from the exons ATGGAAGACCAAGCCCAG aAAATGGAGGCGTTGAAGAAAGCTTACGCGGAGATCATTTTGAACTCGGCGAAAGAGGCGGCGGCGCGTGTAATGCAGTCGGAGAGGAAAGCGCTTCGCTTTCAGCACGATCTTCGTGCCACCAAAGACGAGGCGCTTCGAATGCTGACTCGGTTTAAGCAACTCATCGATTCCAAg ACGGCTGAAGCGGAGATGACATCATTAAATCAGCAAAGAAAGATTGATGAGCTTGAAGCGCAGCTCAATGAGGCAGAGGATGTTATAGCAGATCTTAGGACAGAGGTGAAACATGTATGGGATAAGTTGGAGAAGGTGAAAAGAAGCCAAGCTAAAGCTTTAAATGGACGGATCAGGAAAGAAGATGCATCTTCTCGTGAAATTACTGCAGCTCAGCTGATGATCCCTCCTCCACCTTCAAGTTCAGCATCAGAAACTGTGACAACTTCTGACTTGAAGAATGCACCATTAGATCAGAAAAGCAAGGAACCTGAGCCATACATAAATGGATTTACACAGAGAATTCATGCATGTGAAAGAAACTTAGCAGATGGAATAGTGCCTACTTCTGGAGATGTAGGTGATCAACATTCCCCCAAAAAGAATGAGTTGACCACTAAAATGATTCataaggaagaaggaaaatgtCCCGTGCCCTCAACTAGGACCATTATCATGAAAATAATGAAGAACTCAACTAGGGAAGAAGTAAAGAAGCCTGTTAAGGTCCGCACATCACGAAGAAGAAGGAACCGATTTGGAAAAGTCAAAGCTAACTTACGGAAGTCTCGTCCTGGTCATCTAATGAAACCTTGTCAGCAATCTTCTATTCTTTCCAGTGGTAAACCGCACTCCATCAACGGGCTTGTTAAATCTGCTGAGGGTGCCTGTACTATACCATCTATTAAGGCAGACAAAGAGGAATTTAAGACTGTTAACAAACGGGAAGGGAAAAATGAGATGAAACGTGGGGATGCCATTGACACAATTAAGTCTCTTCCTGATCAGCTTAGCAAACCTTGTCAGTCATTCTCTGTACTCTCCTGTTGCAGAACTTTTTCACATTCAGTCAATGGAAATGTCAAATCTGGTGAAGATAGgctgaaaataaatgaaattgaatCCAGAGTTAAGCCTTTGACTCGTCTGGATCCAGGACTGACATTAATTAAACGTGACATAAATCCTAGATTAGGTTCTACTAATCTTACTGTGAGCATGAAGGCAACTAAAAAATCTGGACTTATCCAGAATGCGGTAGAGGACACAAAGATGGATGATTCTGAGTTGGGCAAACACAAAGGTGACACTGCCGATAATTTGACGCATCCAAGTCCGGAGTTGAATGTTGGGATGGTCAAAATACGACTGATGAATTCTGATTTGAAAGATGCTGAAGCATCTGATGATACAAAGGATTCTTCTTGTCAATCAGACAACAATAGGCTTCTCAAATACACCTTTCAGAGGAAGCGCAAGAAGGAATCCTTGGGCAACCTTGATGAAAGTGTTCCTCTTGAAAAGAGAAGGGCAGGAGAGAATCAAAGTGGTGCACCAGAGCTACAAGGTTCTAGTTTAAATAATGAATCATCTAGGGATGGTCGGCGACTAGCTCAAGTTGCTCGTCAG CTTGTTTCTTTGTCTGGGAAGAGGTGGTGGTAG